One window of Aspergillus oryzae RIB40 DNA, chromosome 3 genomic DNA carries:
- a CDS encoding putative alcohol dehydrogenase (sorbitol dehydrogenase) has protein sequence MAPSLLDPSLNPPTAATPAKSSTETIVTPFPNPSLQVTADHKLKAIDAPVYAPKHGEVLLQIKATGICGSDLHFWKTGCIGELIFKGDCIIGHEAAGVVLKCGEGVTHLRPGDRVAVEPGVPCGDCFLCLDGRYNLCEDVQFAGVYPYAGTIQRYKTHPAKWVHKLPDNLTYAEGALLEPLSVVMRGMSVAGLQLGRGAVVCGAGPIGLIALAAARASGAHPIVITDLDASRLAFAKEFVPSCITYQVNRDLDAQGNAKAIRALFGSEEYFAPETVLECTGVESSVCTAAFTARRGGTVVVIGVGKAVMNNLPFMHISLAEIDLRFINRYRDTWAPAIQCMSGGILDLKRLVTHTFPLEQAESALQLCSNPKNPSIKVLVVDEVEATL, from the exons ATGGCGCCCTCTCTCCTTGATCCCAGTCTCAATCCCCCCACAGCCGCAACCCCGGCCAAAAGTTCTACAGAGACTATTGTCACACCTTTCCCCAAcccttctctccaagtcaCAGCCGATCACAAGCTCAAGGCCATTGATGCGCCGGTGTATGCCCCAAAGCACGGCGAAGTTCTGCTTCAGATCAAAGCAACTGGAATTTGCGG TTCCGATCTTCACTTTTGGAAAACCGGTTGCATTGGAGAACTGATTTTCAAGGGTGACTGCATTATCGGACATGAAGCCGCAGGTGTTGTCTTGAAATGTGGCGAGGGAGTCACTCATCTCCGTCCTG GTGACAGAGTGGCCGTTGAGCCGGGCGTGCCCTGCGGGGATTGTTTCCTCTGTCTCGACGGCCGTTATAACCTTTGCGAAGATGTCCAGTTCGCAGGCGTATACCCTTACGCCGGAACAATTCAACGATACAAGACGCACCCCGCAAAATGGGTTCACAA ATTGCCCGATAACCTTACCTACGCCGAGGGTGCCCTCCTCGAGCCCCTCTCGGTCGTTATGCGTGGAATGTCAGTTGCTGGTCTGCAACTTGGTCGCGGGGCCGTCGTCTGCGGTGCCGGTCCCATTGGACTAATCGCACTGGCCGCCGCACGTGCGTCAGGCGCTCATCCTATTGTTATCACAGACCTAGATGCTAGTCGGTTGGCATTCGCTAAGGAGTTCGTCCCGAGCTGCATCACATACCAGGTGAACCGTGATCTTGATGCCCAAGGAAATGCCAAGGCAATCCGAGCGCTGTTCGGTTCCGAAGAATACTTTGCCCCAGAGACCGTTCTCGAGTGCACAGGTGTTGAAAGTAGTGTATGCACTGCTGCGTTCACAGCTCGACGAGGCGGCACCGTCGTAGTCATTGGCGTGGGTAAAGCTGTGATGAACAACTTGCCGTTTATGCATATCTCGCTGGCTGAG ATTGACTTGCGCTTCATCAACCGCTACCGCGACACCTGGGCCCCAGCCATTCAGTGCATGAGTGGCGGAATCCTTGATCTCAAGAGACTTGTTACCCATACATTCCCATTAGAACAGGCTGAGTCGGCGTTGCAGCTGTGCTCTAACCCGAAGAACCCGAGTATCAaggtcttggtggtggatgaggttgaagctACATTGTAG
- a CDS encoding transketolase family protein (transketolase), translating into MAVGPVTINGSGKSALPLVQQMSKDHDIVLKTFRMLISDLCQQFGGGHPGGAIGMAAIGVALWRYVMRYAPHTPDFFNRDRFILSNGHTCLFQYSFLHLTGYKAMTFDQLKSYHSDRVDALCPGHPEIEHEGIEVTTGPLGQGVANAVGLAMATKNLAAKFNQPGYDVVNNHTWCMIGDACLQEGVGLEAISYAGHLKLNNLTIIYDNNQITCDGSVDLTNTEDINGKMRASGWDVIDVEDGCYDVEGLVRALEQARASTEKPTFINVRTVIGLGSNVAGQAAAHGAAFGAPNVAQMKKENGFNPDEHFVIGETVRKFFEDLPARGESLVQEWKDLVKQYTAQYPELGAEFQRRMSGELPSNWKDLIPASFPEKPTASRASSGLVFNPIAKEIENFMVGTADLSPSVNMIWPGKVDFQHPDLRTTCGINGNYGGRYIHYGVREHAMCAISNGLAAYAPNTFIPITSSFFMFYLYAAPAVRMGALQHLQIIHAATHDSIGMGEDGPTHQPIELAALYRAMPNLLYIRPGDSEETAGAWIAAIEAKKTPTIISTSRHTLPQLKQTSRDSVARGAYVLEEAENAAVTLIGVGAELSFALEVANKLKEKGVVARVVSFPCQRLFEQQSLEYKRSVLQRHRGIPAVVIEPYAPNGWERYADAGVCIKRFGHSLPGKVAYKYFGYDIDTLTEKVHGYLGQVEKDELLKHEFVEL; encoded by the exons atggcTGTTGGTCCGGTTACTATCAACGGCAGCGGCAAATCTGCCCTGCCGCTGGTTCAGCAAATGTCCAAAGACCATGACATTGTGCTGAAGACATTCCGTATGCTCATTTCGGACTTATGCCAGCAGTTCGGAGGAGGTCACCCTGG TGGCGCCATCGGTATGGCCGCTATCGGTGTCGCTCTCTGGCGCTATGTGATGCGCTATGCTCCTCACACCCCCGATTTCTTCAACCGCGATCGCTTTATTCTCTCGAATGGCCATACCTGTCTATTCCAGTACTCCTTCCTGCACTTGACCGGGTACAAGGCTATGACCTTTGACCAACTCAAATCCTACCACTCGGATCGCGTCGATGCACTTTGTCCTGGCCACCCTGAGATCGAACACGAGGGCATCGAAGTTACTACAGGACCCCTGGGTCAGGGTGTTGCTAACGCCGTCGGTTTGGCGATGGCGACCAAGAACTTGGCTGCGAAGTTCAATCAACCAGGATACGATGTTGTAAACAACCACACCTGGTGTATGATTGGAGATGCGTGTCTGCAGGAGGGTGTTGGATTGGAAGCTATTTCGTATGCGGGTCATCTGAAGCTTAACAACCTGACTATCATCTACGACAACAACCAAATCACCTGTGATGGATCAGTCGATCTGACCAACACTGAAGACATTAACGGCAAGATGCGCGCTTCTGGGTGGGACGTGATTGACGTCGAGGACGGTTGCTACGATGTCGAGGGTCTTGTGCGGGCTCTGGAACAGGCTCGCGCCTCCACAGAGAAGCCAACCTTCATCAACGTCCGCACAGTCATTGGCCTTGGTAGCAATGTTGCCGGTCAGGCCGCAGCCCACGGTGCTGCATTCGGAGCTCCCAACGTGgcgcagatgaagaaggagaacggGTTCAACCCGGACGAGCACTTTGTTATCGGAGAGACGGTACGGAAGTTTTTCGAAGATCTTCCTGCGCGTGGTGAATCTCTCGTCCAGGAATGGAAGGACCTTGTGAAGCAATATACCGCTCAATACCCTGAGCTTGGCGCAGAATTCCAGCGCCGCATGAGCGGAGAGTTGCCGTCCAACTGGAAGGACCTGATCCCTGCCAGCTTCCCAGAGAAGCCTACCGCTTCACGAGCCTCGTCTGGCTTGGTCTTCAACCCCATTGCTAAGGAGATTGAGAACTTCATGGTCGGCACTGCTGACCTCTCGCCCTCCGTAAACATGATCTGGCCTGGAAAGGTAGACTTCCAACAC CCTGATCTGCGCACCACTTGCGGCATCAACGGCAACTACGGCGGTCGCTATATCCACTATGGTGTGCGTGAACACGCCATGTGCGCTATCTCTAACGGCTTGGCCGCCTATGCCCCTAACACCTTCATCCCCATCacctcatccttcttcatgttctACCTCTACGCTGCTCCCGCTGTGCGCATGGGCGCATTGCAGCAcctccagatcatccacGCCGCCACACACGACTCCATCGGTATGGGTGAGGATGGCCCGACCCATCAGCCTATCGAACTGGCCGCATTATACCGTGCCATGCCAAACCTTCTCTATATCCGCCCGGGTGATAGCGAAGAAACCGCCGGTGCCTGGATCGCCGCCAtcgaagccaagaagacacccaccatcatctccacttCCCGTCACACTCTGCCCCAATTGAAGCAAACCTCTCGCGACAGTGTCGCGCGCGGTGCATATGTCCtcgaagaggccgagaaTGCAGCTGTTACCCTCATCGGTGTGGGTGCAGAATTGTCCTTCGCCCTGGAGGTCGCCAACaagctcaaggagaagggcgtCGTCGCGCGGGTGGTCAGTTTCCCCTGCCAGCGTTTGTTCGAGCAACAATCCCTCGAATACAAGCGCTCTGTTCTGCAGAGGCACCGTGGTATTCCTGCTGTTGTTATCGAGCCTTATGCACCTAACGGCTGGGAGCGATATGCGGACGCTGGCGTCTGCATTAAGCGCTTTGGTCACAGTTTGCCTGGCAAGGTGGCGTACAAGTACTTCGGTTATGACATTGATACCTTGACCGAGAAGGTTCACGGTTATCTGGGACaggttgagaaggatgaaCTCTTGAAGCATGAGTTTGTTGAGCTGTGA
- a CDS encoding uncharacterized protein (branched chain alpha-keto acid dehydrogenase E1, beta subunit), protein MASLRLPRLIRPSGRRLYSGAASPSSRLNLPIDYKTTPLLHHTSSTLSESLELPGSTTSKSMNLYQAINSALRTALAKSEKVMLFGEDVAFGGVFRCSMDLQTEFGSERVFNTPLTEQGIVGFAIGAAAQGMKPVAEIQFADYVFPAFDQIVNEAAKFRYREGATGVHAGGMVVRMPCGAVGHGALYHSQSPEALFAHVPGVQVVVPRSPSQAKGLLLASIFEHNNPVIFMEPKCLYRAAVEHVPNEYYTIPLSKAEILKPGNDVTLISYGQPLYLCSAAIAAAEKALGVSVELIDLRTIYPWDRQTVLDSVKKTGRAIVVHESMINYGVGAEVAATIQDQAFLRLEAPVKRVAGWSTHTGLQYEKFILPDVARIYDAIKQSIEY, encoded by the exons ATGGCGTCCCTCCGCCTACCCCGACTAATACGCCCATCCGGTCGTCGACTATACTCGGGCGCGGCATCGCCATCGTCACGACTGAACCTGCCCATCGACTACAAAACCACTCCGCTTCTTCATCACACATCCTCCACTCTCTCCGAAAGCTTAGAACTTCCTGGCTCTACCACCTCGAAATCCATGAACCTCTACCAAGCCATCAATTCCGCCCTACGCACTGCACTCGCCAAGTCGGAGAAGGTGATGCTCTTTGGCGAAGATGTCGCCTTCGGAGGTGTCTTTCGCTGCTCGATGGATCTACAAACAGAATTTGGGTCGGAACGCGTTTTCAATACCCCATTGACAGAACAAGGGATCGTGGGATTTGCCATTGGGGCCGCAGCACAGGGTATGAAGCCGGTCGCGGAGATCCAGTTCGCGGATTATGTCTTCCCAGCTTTCGACCAGATTGTCAACGAAGCCGCAAAATTCAGATATCGTGAAGGTGCCACGGGAGTACATGCTGGTGGCATGGTTGTGCGCATGCCATGTGGTGCGGTTGGACACGGCGCTTT ATACCATTCACAATCCCCCGAGGCGCTTTTTGCACATGTCCCGGGTGTCCAGGTTGTTGTTCCACGTTCTCCATCTCAAGCGAAGGGCCTCCTCCTAGCTTCTATTTTCGAGCATAATAACCCCGTCATCTTCATGGAGCCGAAATGCTTGTACCGCGCGGCGGTGGAGCATGTCCCGAATGAGTATTACACGATTCCGCTCAGTAAGGCGGAGATTCTGAAGCCGGGAAATGATGTCACCCTTATCTCCTACGGCCAGCCGCTCTATCTGTGCTCCGCAGCTATTGCCGCCGCGGAGAAGGCCCTCGGTGTCAGTGTGGAGCTGATTGATCTGCGCACTATCTACCCGTGGGATCGGCAAACGGTCCTCGATAGCGTGAAGAAGACCGGCAGAGCGATCGTGGTGCACGAGAGCATGATCAATTATGGAGTCGGTGCCGAGGTGGCTGCTACTATTCAGGACCAGGCGTTCTTGCGGTTGGAGGCACCCGTCAAGCGTGTAGCAGGATGGAGTACACATACAGGACTTCAATATGAGAAGTTCATCCTGCCTGATGTTGCTC GGATATATGACGCCATCAAGCAGAGCATTGAGTACTAA
- a CDS encoding uncharacterized protein (predicted protein) → MLQSHILQLRQGVQASSLGKDTQQQLRQLLGLSENAAKRMAQQRILNALAFRAMRRRINAVEEAHQQTFRWMFEEKSTPGTEHDNCRDRIPEYKRDVAARLFKDWLSRGQGIFHITGKLGSGKSTLMKFLYNHPQTRQELEHWAGDRKLVFASFFFWKPGHELQNSIKGLLQSILHDLLAQCPDLITVVFPKHWDQVYGGPFSVPSKLEFQPNEIREAFRRSIEDGALYHKCRFCFFIDGLDEYQETNQDDFKTMVEMLWSWTDIAPEGVKICVSSREYNVFLNGFPPDRRIRIQDLTRLDMERYVEDKMKDVDHQTKERLISRIVRRARGIFLWVALVVKSLREQIEDGCILRELEWSSSHCQTSWKVFLTICSIPLNRQSVRRRTRLFNSS, encoded by the exons ATGCTCCAATCCCACATTCTGCAGCTCCGTCAGGGTGTTCAGGCCTCCTCACTCGGAAAGGACACTCAGCAGCAACTACGGCAACTCCTAGGCCTCTCGGAAAATGCTGCGAAAAGGATGGCCCAACAGCGAATACTTAATGCTCTTGCTTTTCGTGCTATGCGCCGAAGAATTAACGCTGTCGAAGAAGCTCACCAGCAGACCTTTAGGTGGATGtttgaagagaaatcaaCGCCTGGAACTGAACATGATAACTGTCGTGATCGTATTCCAGAGTATAAACGGGATGTCGCTGCTCGATTGTTCAAGGACTGGCTATCTCGCGGCCAGGGGATATTTCACATCACCGGAAAATTAGGGTCTGGAAAGTCAACACTTATGAAGTTTCTTTATAATCACCCACAGACTAGGCAGGAATTGGAGCATTGGGCAG GCGATCGAAAGCTCGTCTTTGcgagctttttcttttggaaaCCGGGACACGAGCTACAAAATTCCATAAAGGGCTTGTTACAATCTATTCTTCATGACCTACTTGCACAATGCCCTGATCTCATTACCGTTGTCTTCCCAAAGCACTGGGATCAGGTGTACGGCGGGCCATTCAGCGTTCCGTCCAAGCTTGAGTTCCAGCCGAACGAGATCCGTGAGGCATTCAGACGGTCGATAGAAGACGGTGCTCTTTATCATAAGTGtcgcttctgcttcttcatcgacggtCTCGATGAATATCAGGAGACGAATCAAGATGATTTTAAAACCATGGTTGAAATGCTCTGGAGCTGGACTGATATAGCTCCTGAAGGTGTGAAGATCTGTGTCTCGAGCAGAGAGTATAATGTGTTTCTTAATGGGTTTCCGCCAGACAGAAGGATCAGGATTCAAGATCTTACAAGATTAGACATGGAAAGATATGTGGAAGATAAAATGAAGGACGTCGATCATCAGACGAAGGAACGCCTTATCTCACGTATTGTTCGAAGGGCGAGAGGTATTTTCCTTTGGGTAGCGCTGGTCGTCAAGTCCCTTCGCGAACAAATTGAGGACGGTTGCATCCTCAGAGAGCTTGAATGGAGCTCAAGTCATTGCCAGACGAGCTGGAAAGTCTTCTTGACCATCTGCTCAATTCCATTAAACCGTCAATCCGTCAGAAGGCGTACCAGACTTTTCAACTCGTCTTAA
- a CDS encoding uncharacterized protein (predicted protein) yields MVQNLLMGISQRVNSGAVLLALSAWHLYPDMDVFCVSNKTVEQEDALMSGAGRLIVGLEDADPSYSTGIFWSLSLSHLRYYGDPVLCRRSVAEDASRVSFNEFTLVALGCLLQRWCTWTQDGLAINSVVEMIISLGDFVGEVSIKMGTRRGATFLGPLDEHPPRLFGLSSPQVVLNLLRDDAECQIDAMRAIVRSSPDVGDSTMFIGYTHECQRLGKWQEFTTVVPIATKEGKKKHVRWVPADVAKVKHNAWLRLGEDYNTTRFDEVISMGEVLRGTNRREPDPEQPLKRFRYPKINDNPTIAVYAAGICVSDFEVFPENLTRFFDDRYFDVEKLEVHLTHVWFAKASPEYVRSMRALARTDQIYKLMPNASVSLSVLRKELGQQKWVPCEDDAEHPYEDDKDDEFVIVKRNRSGFEVFDVARSESFSCVALFETGTMDLSPDCFTNVMAISSGNFIFASSSILCDPWEDAKPHEIQRLVANIGKSGVSLLIPLMNPKLRKAEFDT; encoded by the exons ATGGTGCAGAATCTTTTAATGGGGATATCTCAAAGAGTAAACAGCGGCGCTGTTTTGCTTGCCCTCTCGGCTTGGCATCTCTACCCAGATATGGACGTCTTCTGCGTTAGCAACAAGACGGTTGAACAAGAAGACGCCCTCATGTCGGGCGCAGGTCGCCTGATAGTCGGCCTTGAGGATGCGGATCCGTCCTACAGCACGGGGATATTCTGGTCGCTTTCACTCTCACATCTCCGCTACTACGGTGACCCCGTGCTCTGTCGACGTTCGGTAGCTGAGGACGCGTCGCGGGTGTCATTCAACGAGTTCACCCTGGTCGCTCTGGGCTGCCTTTTGCAACGATGGTGCACATGGACTCAAGACGGACTAGCGATCAACTCGGTCGTTGAAatgatcatttccttgggTGACTTTGTTGGAGAGGTTTCTA TTAAGATGGGGACGCGCCGGGGTGCGACCTTCCTTGGTCCGCTGGATGAACATCCGCCGCGGCTCTTCGGTCTCTCATCGCCACAAGTGGTCCTAAACCTACTACGGGATGATGCAGAGTGCCAGATCGACGCCATGAGAGCAATCGTACGCAGCTCCCCTGACGTCGGGGATAGCACGATGTTTATTGGATATACTCACGAGTGCCAGCGACTCGGGAAATGGCAGGAATTTACTACCGTCGTACCAATTGCGACtaaagaagggaagaagaaacatgTGCGTTGGGTCCCCGCGGATGTCGCAAAGGTGAAGCACAATGCATGGTTGAGACTTGGGGAAGATTACAACACAACGCGATTCGATGAGGTTATTTCTATGGGGGAGGTTT TGCGTGGCACTAATCGGCGAGAGCCTGACCCCGAGCAACCTTTAAAACGGTTTCGATACCCCAAGATAAACGACAACCCAACCATTGCTGTATATGCCGCCGGTATCTGCGTGTCAGATTTCGAAGTGTTCCCAGAGAATCTCACACGCTTCTTTGATGATCGATATTTTGACGTAGAGAAGCTCGAGGTTCACCTGACCCATGTCTGGTTCGCGAAGGCATCTCCTGAGTACGTCCGGTCCATGAGAGCGCTCGCGAGAACAGACCAGATTTACAAACTTATGCCCAACGCGTCCGTATCTCTCAGTGTACTACGCAAGGAGCTGGGCCAGCAAAAGTGGGTCCCCTGCGAAGACGACGCAGAACACCCATACGAAGACGACAAGGACGACGAATTCGTTATTGTGAAAAGAAACCGAAGTGGATTTGAAGTGTTCGATGTGGCCCGATCTGAGAGTTTCTCTTGTGTGGCTTTGTTCGAGACCGGCACGATGGATCTATCACCAGATTGCTTCACCAATGTCATGGCCATTTCATCTGGAAACTTTATATTCGCATCAAGTTCCATCCTCTGCGATCCCTGGGAGGACGCTAAGCCTCATGAGATCCAGAGACTGGTGGCCAATATTGGGAAATCCGGCGTTTCGCTGCTGATTCCGCTCATGAACCCCAAGCTGAGAAAGGCCGAGTTCGACACATGA
- a CDS encoding uncharacterized protein (predicted protein): MPTPRYFTQAPAFPAETSVASLPTISLRGLQDKSSTEGEKLFEACREWGFFLIDLRDSDDGTTLLQDAERMFDLTTELFALDQATLDRYAYDAPRDLTGYKSMGRLKTDDGKTDHMHLYSINQDDILGNRPPRTNAGPVESKRTQLQAFIRHCSAALGVILGALDDQLGLKQGTLAALSPLEDESETSVRLLCSPPQPAPEYDRITLGGHTDIGTMTVLFHVVGGLQILSAGKENVMENWQYVRPEPGCALVNVGDMLVEWTGELLRSSLHRVMTAPGDQALVQRQSVAYLVRPAKKASMRRIQGGKIPPLAEGEEEETRPVNEWTAWRSRQIMLGHLKPQSRGGNMAVSV, encoded by the exons atgccaacacCCCGATATTTCACTCAAGCCCCTGCTTTCCCTGCTGAGACTTCCGTTGCGAGTCTGCCGACTATTTCACTCCGTGGTCTGCAGGATAAAAGCTCCACCGAGGGAGAGAAACTGTTCGAAGCATGTAGAGAATGGGGTTTCTTTCTAATCGACCTACGAGACTCCGATGATGGCACGACATTGTTACAAGATGCAGAGAGAATGTTCGATCTGACTACGGAGCTCTTCGCCCTGGACCAGGCAACCCTGGATCGATATGCATATGATGCACCGAGGGACCTGACCGG GTACAAAAGCATGGGGCGACTAAAGACCGACGACGGCAAAACAGACCATATGCATCTGTATTCCATCAATCAAGACGACATTCTAGGCAACCGTCCTCCACGGACTAATGCCGGTCCAGTCGAATCCAAGCGCACTCAGCTCCAAGCGTTCATTCGACACTGTTCTGCAGCATTGGGTGTCATTCTAGGTGCGCTGGACGATCAACTCGGTCTGAAGCAGGGCACGTTGGCTGCACTTAGTCCGCTGGAAGATGAGTCCGAGACATCGGTGCGTCTGCTCTGTAGTCCGCCCCAGCCTGCCCCGGAATATGATCGCATCACTCTCGGCGGACACACCGATATCGGTACCATGACAGTACTGTTCCATGTGGTGGGTGGGCTCCAGATTCTTTCAGCTGGGAAGGAGAACGTAATGGAGAACTGGCAGTATGTGCGACCCGAACCGGGCTGTGCCCTTGTAAATGTGGGTGATATGTTGGTGGAGTGGACCGGTGAACTGCTGCGTAGTTCTTTGCATCGGGTGATGACGGCTCCAGGAGATCAGGCATTGGTGCAGCGCCAAAGCGTGGCCTACTTAGTTCGGCCTGCAAAGAAGGCATCTATGCGACGTATACAGGGTGGTAAGATTCCTCCTTTGGccgaaggggaagaggaggagacgcGTCCGGTTAATGAGTGGACGGCTTGGAGATCACGCCAGATTATGCTGGGCCACTTGAAGCCGCAGAGCCGGGGTGGAAATATGGCAGTTAGCGTATGA
- a CDS encoding uncharacterized protein (predicted protein), which produces MLSVLLLRPPSLPKLRVKPADLVHLDPQLPLSASLKTMVEFAQIQEGVLDILLSHRDKNDQSVVIDKLLRDTYDIHTSIEKRQHQLPFRETTYEWVAIEFGYYALLTSVLHLNKRVAQNRSSQEDCLRASRQSLIRLRRMQDEIWMDANFLDEYPYFLTCNNAQFLWLKLRSRKWSQFTRPKYRRPRRTNQSGQ; this is translated from the exons ATGCTCAGTGTGCTTCTTCTGAGACCACCTTCACTTCCAAAACTGAGGGTAAAACCAGCAGACCTAGTGCATTTGGatcctcagcttcctctcAGCGCTAGTCTCAAAACCATGGTCGAGTTTGCACAAATCCAGGAGGGCGTTCTCGATATACTCCTCAGCCACAGGGATAAGAACGATCAATCCGTCGTCATTGATAAGCTTCTACGGGATACATATGATATCCATACGTCAATTGAAAAG CGTCAACATCAATTACCTTTCAGGGAAACGACTTACGAATGGGTAGCCATCGAATTTGGCTATTATGCACTACTCACTAGTGTTTTGCACTTGAACAAGCGCGTCGCCCAAAATCGATCAAGTCAGGAAGATTGTCTGAGGGCTTCACGGCAGTCGCTCATACGCCTTAGGAGAATGCAGGACGAGATTTGGATGGATGCtaatttccttgatgagtATCCATACTTCCTCACTTG caacaATGCACAATTCCTTTGGCTCAAACTTCGCTCAAGAAAGTGGAGCCAATTTACAAGACCGAAGTATCGTCGGCCAAGACGCACAAATCAATCTGGACAATGA